Proteins encoded in a region of the Diospyros lotus cultivar Yz01 chromosome 9, ASM1463336v1, whole genome shotgun sequence genome:
- the LOC127809926 gene encoding probable RNA helicase SDE3 encodes MSVFLEILRCILCCFEEDDDEIRRYGRSHRNDNSLRHREVVPSYDTFSRTLASTSTIYSPYTSQSGSRIATKDHPLNNSNQVHTHKNFNLFKSPETSITLPAQTSQTRNKNPVPTKLPDSLEVSFVKPKSATASVSSSVGKQETAKRIPEKPYEIAQKPSILPPSPSPTHISHGKATEGTGKTTDQRLPKSLSSLSSQPQTSLSKFLSSSSKPLPSLSTPPSPSPKRVLSSSTSSYGAPPSPLEPLQPSTKPTLYMAPSNSKNQQGKTNYVWVDKGTLPIYAIPDDIKELIKKDVIPGVLRMPLSTSTYKDYFAALLYAEDFYIEKWDQFEMKNVTLELHKAAIYKRKHKYDGNMNGEKDDKIFVAFEIDTVPHRRPFLLSRDFVSVRPSGKKAEPFQGLIYRVVKGNHVLAEFGEDFYSQHRPACKYDVKFSFNRVCLKRAHQAVAAVSNVLFRSFLFPDCIPLDSHVNVKLRPVCLNLDWEQVSAVRQILSHQKSPPYLVEGSLCVNKPGKLSRTGGVLCEAVLQIYRAYPSCRILICAPINKTCDVITRSLTGEIPESDVFRANAAFREMDGIPFEIYPTCRFERECFSCPSIQELKKFKVIVSTFMSSHRLHSEGIMAGHFGHIFLVDASSATEPEVMVALANLANDMTTVVVSGAPRNHSGWIRSKIARENGLTTSYFERLQESKLYSDPCSRVITQLKDPVKNSDDSYSSVPFWLNS; translated from the exons ATGTCAGTCTTTCTCGAAATTCTCCGTTGTATTCTCTGTTGctttgaagaagatgatgacgAAATTAGACGTTACGGAAGATCGCATAGAAATGACAACTCCCTTAGACATAGAGAAGTAGTTCCTAGTTACGACACTTTTTCAAGGACACTTGCCTCTACTTCCACTATCTACAGTCCCTATACAAGCCAATCAGGTTCACGAATAGCCACCAAAGATCACCCTCTTAACAATTCCAATCAGGTACATACCCATAAGAATTTCAACTTATTCAAGTCGCCTGAGACGTCAATTACTCTCCCTGCTCAGACCTCACAGACAAGGAACAAGAATCCAGTTCCAACCAAGCTGCCTGATTCTCTAGAGGTGTCTTTCGTCAAACCCAAGTCAGCTACAGCTTCTGTTTCTTCATCTGTAGGCAAGCAAGAAACTGCTAAAAGAATACCAGAAAAGCCCTATGAAATTGCTCAGAAGCCAAGTATATTGCCCCCATCACCATCTCCAACTCATATTTCTCATGGCAAAGCCACAGAAGGGACTGGTAAAACAACTGACCAAAGATTGCCCAAAAGCTtgtcctctctctcctctcaaCCACAAACTTCTTTATCTAAGTTCCTCTCCTCTTCCTCAAAGCCATTGCCTTCTCTGTCAACCCCTCCTTCGCCATCTCCTAAACGGGTCCTGTCATCATCTACGTCTTCTTATGGGGCGCCTCCATCACCCTTGGAACCACTTCAACCATCCACTAAGCCAACTTTATATATGGCTCCATCTAATTCAAAGAATCAACAAGGAAAAACTAATTATGTATGGGTTGACAAGGGAACATTACCCATTTATGCAATTCCTGATGATATAAAAGAATTGATCAAGAAAGATGTTATCCCTGGAGTTCTCAGAATGCCTTTGTCCACTTCAACTTACAAGGATTACTTTGCTGCACTGCTTTATGCTGAGGATTTCTACATTGAG AAATGGGATCAATTTGAAATGAAGAATGTGACCCTGGAGTTGCATAAAGCAGCAATTTATAAGAGGAAACACAAATATGACGGGAATATGAATGGtgagaaagatgacaaaatatttGTTGCATTCGAGATTGACACTGTCCCCCATAGACGACCATTTCTTTTATCTAGGGACTTTGTCTCTGTAAGACCGTCTGGCAAGAAAGCTGAGCCTTTCCAG GGTCTTATCTATCGCGTGGTGAAGGGAAATCACGTGTTAGCTGAATTTGGAGAAGATTTTTATTCTCAGCATCGCCCGGCATGCAAATACGATGTTAAGTTCTCATTCAACAGAGTTTGCTTAAAACGGGCACACCAAGCAGTTGCAGCAGTTTCAAATGTTTTATTTAGGAGCTTCCTCTTCCCTGATTGCATACCTCTAGATAGTCATGTCAATGTCAAACTTCGACCTGTATGTCTAAATCTGGACTGGGAGCAAGTATCTGCTGTTCGTCAGATTTTAAGCCACCAAAAGTCACCACCTTATCTTGTGGAGGGCTCGCTCTGTGTAAATAAGCCAGGAAAATTGTCGAGAACTGGAGGTGTTTTATGTGAAGCAGTACTCCAAATTTATCGAGCCTATCCCTCATGTCGGATTCTTATATGTGCTCCCATAAATAAAACATGTGATGTCATAACAAGAAGCTTGACGGGGGAGATTCCAGAGTCTGATGTGTTTCGAGCAAATGCTGCCTTCAGGGAAATGGATGGGATTCCTTTTGAAATCTACCCGACTTGTCGTTTTGAAAGGGAGTGCTTTTCTTGTCCTTCAATACAGGAGCTCAAGAAATTTAAGGTGATTGTGTCCACTTTCATGAGTAGCCATCGGCTGCACAGTGAAGGTATAATGGCCGGACATTTTGGCCATATTTTCCTGGTGGATGCCTCATCGGCGACAGAACCGGAAGTTATGGTGGCTCTAGCTAATCTTGCAAATGATATGACCACTGTAGTAGTGAGTGGTGCGCCGAGGAATCACTCAGGTTGGATCCGTTCCAAAATTGCAAGGGAGAATGGGCTGACGACTTCGTATTTTGAGAGACTCCAGGAGAGCAAACTATACTCGGATCCTTGTTCTAGGGTTATAACACAGCTGAAAGACCCTGTGAAAAACTCAGATGACAGCTATAGCTCAGTGCCATTTTGGTTAAACTCTTGA